The sequence aatttagttgttGACGTTAGCAAACGACACATCATGCTGATGCTAGCACACTGACATCAGTAGGCCATTCCGATGACCTGTCATTCAGGTTTTCTGCTTCCTTGATCCGGGTTGGGTTTGACCCATCTTTAGGTAAACGGGTTGCGCGACCAGCAGTTTCAACCCATTGATTTCTCTGTCATCCGGTTCGACGATTTCATTGTTGTTTGTTTCGTCTTTTCTAGGGCAATAGTTTccacaaatcaatttcaataattttataacGAAAATTGATGCCAACCCTCAAGCATTATTTGGCCATGATCTCAAAATTTTGCAAGATTTTCACATGGTTTCAACCAAAAAGACCTCCAAAACAAATtccattcaaaacaaaaaacaattgccCACAATGCCTAGGTCTCAATTCATGCCAATAACGATTTTTCcctagttttttttcttttttaaattttattgtgcaaAAATGCATTCGACCATGagtgttttctttctttcttttttaaataaattgtacATTGTCTAATTGATTGGCCAAAGAAacattcaaaaatcaatttactccaaatccataaaaaatttgtttataagCTATATACTGGAACCCGAAAGAACtcattgatggaatttggtgtaggtttatgttgttgtaccctagagcacaatcattcaaggtgttagtcaagaatgattgttgttggttcttggttcttgattttgtttttttgggtttgtttaggttttgtttctggttttaatggaggtttagggttcttgagaaggttgttagcttttgggaagaagaagaaaccaaaatgtagtagatgagagaaagagagccaaaaatgttgtttttcaaaatctgtttttgaatattttttttctcaacgtttttcattacaattttcatacttttaaatacatcaaaaagacaataaggcatgctgccatattgagcaatgaatacaaaagcattaaaagtaaccaaccaagccaaactacctcaactaactctaatcaatgtgctgggcatgcaagaaaccttctttaatgggcagttcagcttgtgtaaggcatttaaatttgaaaaccagctccatttgacttgaaaattggagggaagcctttttgaatattaaactatgttctacccaaaaaccagataaaacaaaatccatttacccattcaaaagtaatcaaacccgaggcagttttgcccagttttctgggcaacaacactgcacaagggtcagattgttttgggcttaactcagccttcccagctccaaattgggccattctttttgctactgcttccTCTgtatatctagtttatcatatctaaaattcaggtccaaataccaaacctacttcaaacggcatccaaggaagtggacttatgttgctgaaaatacaattccagcaactagacaaaaaagaccttaagctagataatgagcttagggcattacaaaaaggatattgttcttgaacattacaagataaaataaaatgcataaacataaacaatgtttggtctttgatgttgcaaaacaaagagtgtaagtgtaaccgaactaccttgcacattgtggcaagatcaccacatttcaacactcatGTATTGCAAAAATTTCACAGTTTTCGCATAAATAAATGATAGGTTTATATTTCGTTCAATTAAGGGCAAAGAGTCCAGAAAGATCAAAAGTAGGcaatcaataaaattcaaaaaatttaatttcaatcaAACCAATAACGATTACTATGCAGAAATTGAATCCAAATACTTCCACAATATAAAACACATTAATATACATAAAGATACAGTTTATGAATTTGTGTATTTAAGCTCTGATACAAATTGTTAGTGCTATcataatataaacaattttaacaACATCAACTATAGTATTATAATCCCAAGATCTTCACGCATATTACAGAAACTGTATTTAGAATATGATATACTAACCTTTCAACGCAGCCATTATCAGATTCACTTACAAAATAGAATACAGGAGTAATAGAAGTATTGTCTAATGGACACACTAACTCTCTAACCTTTCTCCTTCAGGATTTAACCAAATACGCATCATAGATACctcaaaaccctaatatcaattGTATAAGTCGTATTATCACATATAATTTATTCCcaacttgtttatatatatatatacacaaaataactagtaaataataaaaaaaatagtatattgtaaataataatataatataatgtaacataataataaaaatggagaATAAGTCAATTGTGTTTCTAGAGATAATAGGTCCTTCAGTCTAATAGGCCAACTGAAGTATTACAAAGAGTGTGTGGCCAAGAGTTCtactaaaaattcaataaacaagCTAGTCCCATTACTGGTATAAATATGCCAGTGAgtgaattatataattatgactagtcaacataaaatatctaatatattCTTCAAcccaaaaccaaataaaataaattttctatttattcttAGAGAATATTTGTCCCtgttcaataaaattttattcatttttcacCATTGATAATTATCtctaaaatgaataaaaaccgataaatataatttgttttagtTATAGAGTCTATTGGTGATATATAGATGAATAATGGGGTGGCTAATGGTGATAAATCGTTCAATATTAATTGTgagttgatatttaaaaaaaaaaaatctttaatttagCCACagttaatgttattaattagtGTGTATACAGTACATTATTTTGCATCAAAGTAATGTAAATGAGGAGGCAATAGAGAAATTGGTGGAGGCGATATGCGAGCATATGAAGCCGGTAGCATACAAAGAGAACAGTAACATCATAAGAGTAGGAGACCCCTGTCAGATGGTCCTCATAACACAAGGCACTGTTGTGGTGAACACAGGAAGCAGCGGATCAAATGGTGGTACTTGTACTAATGCTAGTGCGAAACAACTGAACAAAGATGATATATATGGAGATAATTTGTTGCTCACGCCCGAGCATGATTCGCCTTCAGGTGTCACAATCTCAAACGAATGTGTAGAATCGCTTACAGAAGTTGAAGGCTTTGCTGTCAATGCCAAGGACTTGATGAATGTGATCTCTAACAGCCACTGGGGGCTTAGCTGCTCGATTCTCCCCTGAGGTTGAAGCCCGGTTCCGAGGATTTGTGCTATAAGAGGATGATCAGTCCACCAACGCCGCACTAATCGAGCAAACAAAGCGCCTATCAAACGTAGTATTATTCGTAGGCAAGCCTCTGCATTAATAGACAAATTTGGTTGGTGAATATTATGATGCATGTTACTCGCTTTTCAAagctgacatttttttttttccaaaggaCATGTTGCTACACTATGTGAATTTCAAATACTAagcaattgtatatatatatatatatatattttttttttttttgggtgaatgacGGTTTGCTATAAATAGGAGGGTTttactttatattatatatatatatatatatgtatgtatgtatatatatgatttgaaaaTGATTATATTTACTTTAAGCTCAAATttgagcaaaaaaaataaatcattgattttgaagaaacaaaaaaaaaatgaaaaaaaaatgaaaagtctCTGATATCTACAAGTTTATTTTGACTTatgatttgagggaaaaaaacaaaaaaaaaaaaaaaaaaaaaaacacaaaaaaaaaaaaaaacaaaaaacaaaaactcgtgatccatttaaatttataaagtttagttggagaaattttttttttcaaacaataaaatttgtacttttaaaatattcaaatgtgTCATCGTCTAGACTGATTTGATTCTATAATCTACAATGTCCTTGAAGATTTTATGCAAACATGATTTCTATAAAAGCAGCTTAATGGAGAACAGCATGAGAGGAAGGGAAGGTCAATGATGATCCATAATAAGGACCTTCTCTCTGTTTATTGCTCAGTTTCATAGCCAAAATTCCACTAACTCTCAAAGATGGTTATCAAACCCTTTTCTCTGACCAGCAAATTTCTGAGAAAACACAGGAAATGGCCAATCTCACCTTACAAAACCAAATGGCAAATAGCCTTCAACCAAAATCAAGCACTCCAAACCCTCAAAAAATCAGCATCACAAACTccacaccaccaccaccaacaagAAGACCATGACAAACCCAATCATCTTCTCTCTGCTCTCATCCACTCCTTCACTTCTTACCAATGCGACCCAACCCCTGAAGCCTACCACTTTGTCATCAAAACCCTGACCAAAACCTCCCAATTCCACCACATTCCTTGTGTTCTCGACCGCATCGAATCCGTCGAGAAATTTCAAACGCCAGAATACATTCTCGCCGAGCTTATCAGAATTTACGGCCGTGCCGATAGGATTGAAGACGCCATTGATCTCTTTTGCAGAATTCCCAAGTTCAGGTGCGTCCCTTCTGTGTACTCGCTCAACTCTTTGTTGTCTGTACTCTGTAGGAGAAGAGAAAGTATAAGATTGGTCCCTCAAATGTTGATGAAGAGCCATGTAATGCGTATTGTGCTTGAGGAGTCCAGTTTTCGCATATTAATCAGTGCTTTATGTAGAATTAAGAAGATTGGATATGCCATTCAAATACTGAATTGTATGATTGATGATGGGTATGATCTAGATGCTAGGATTTGTTCTTTGATATTATCATCACTGTGTGAGCAAAAGGATTTAGCTTTAGCTAATTTTGAGGTTTTGGGTTTCTTGGAAGCAATGAAGAAACTGGGTTTTTCTCCTGGTATGATGGACTATTCAAATGTCATTAGGTTCTTGGTGAAAGAAGGAAGAGGTTTGGATGCTTTCAATGTTTTGGCTAGGATGAAAGTGGAGGGAATTAAGCCGGATATTGTTTGTTATACTATGGTTTTACATGGGATTATTGCAGAAGGGGAATATGGGAGTGCAGATGAACTGTTTGATGAATTGCTTGTGTTGGGTTTAGTCCCTGATGTTTATACTTATAACGTGTATATAAATGGTCTCTGCAAGCAGAATAATGTAGAAGCGGGACTTAACATGATTTTGTCCATGGAAGAACTCGGGTGCAAACCTAATTTGATTACATATAATCTGCTATTGAAAGCATTAAATAAAAAGAGTGAGCTTAGTCGGGCGAAGGAACTCATGATCAAGATGGATTCGAAGGGTGTCAGGGTAAACTCGCAGACATATAGGATTATGCTAGATGGTCTTTTCCAAAATGGTGATATGAATGAAGCTTGCGTTTTGATGGAAGAAATGTTGGATAAGCATTTATGTCATAAATGTTTGACATTCGATGAGATAATTTATGGTTTGTGCCAAAGGGGATTGGTTTGTAAAGCAGGGGATTTGCTGAAGATAATGGTGGGGAAGAATGTGGCGCCCGGGGCAAGGGCATGGGAAGCGCTGCTCCTTAGCTCTAGATCTAAATTTAACGTAGCAGAAGCCAACTGGACTTGTGAAAACAATGGAAACTGTCCCGGCAGGTAGCTGGAATGGTAACTAAGATATGAAATTATGCTCCATTGGTCTGATTTTCATAGACTTGAAAAATGGAAGGTTCCATTTAGAGAGGCATATGGTGGGAGTAGTTAATGGACCTCAAAGGATTGGTAACATCTAATGTAATTCAATCTGTAAAAGGTGTCGCTGAAATCCACTTTTTTGTCCAACTTTTCAGTTAAAATTTTGTAGTAACCATGTCAGTAAGCATTTCTATCACCTTTATTATCTGTTGGTAGTTGTCACTCACTGATGTTTTTAGCGTAATGTATCTTGTAAATGACCAAAACCCAGaaacacaaagaaaaagaaaattcttttaaCAATGTAATTTAGATTTGGGGAATTTTCCGTTGAATCACTGATAACGAGAACATTTGTCATGTTGTACCCCACAACACGCACCCAAAAACAATTCATTATATCTGTTTTAACGTTCTATTTTTCTGTCTTTTATGTTTCTTTCATTGGGATAACTTGTAGCATTATGACCTTGCATTTTCTACCCCATAAtccattattttattagataGTTTTTGTTGGTGATAATTCGTATCCCCCATTCCTGTGATTAAAAAGAGTTtccaatattttatgttatgtCTTATGGGTAGTTGTTGAATCCCTAAAATCCTCTTCCCTTTTGCGAGGGCTTCCCCACCCCGCTTTGGGTCTTAAAGCCTGTGTTATCATGAATATtgtaatccaatatatatatatatatatgtatatattatatatgggcAACATGTCCGCCATTATAGTGGAGATAAAAAAATGTAGAATGTAGTTATGGAATTCCAACCTGTATGTGTAGTTTTCTATCATTTTAtcttgaattgatttttttttaaataaattgatatttaacatATTTGGTAAACAATCCAGACAAAACTACTGTTTTAcatgattttgaatttgaatcacGCAATccaaattgttattattaaaaatatatatatacattcaagTTCAGTTTTGGTAATCAAAGACGAGAGACCCAAGTGAAGACTCAAATTCGTTTAGTCCTCGGAAAAAATTGGACAAACACCCTTCTACTAACTCCATCCATGGGGTTAAATTTGTATCTTTGAATAAATAGTACTTTTTGAGTATCAATTCGAATTCAAATCAGTCATGATCTTAGAGCAAAGTAACATATTTTTTTCGTcggatttaatttatagttaaaGTATTCAATTGCAATATCATTTGGGAACAGCGTGATTACATGCAGTTATATAATTTGTATCAAAACAGGGCACGTCCTTACAAAtcctactaaatatttaactgGTATATACGATAATGATCATAAGGTTaatttgcatataatttttagaaataataagtaccgaggaaaaatattaataatttgctCTTAATTATTCTTTGTCTTCTTGAATTATGACCTTGTTTTTCAGTTTTATCTTGTGAAGTACAAAAACATAATTTACGGGACAACTAAAATTCAGGAAGTGAAATTCAAAACACACGATATTTCAGAAGATAGAATATAATTAATCCTGGCCAGACTTTAACATATAAACCACTTAATCTTTAACCACGCCAcaggttttcttttatttatttatttattttcttgattcTTTTCAACCTATAGTTGGGGACCATTATGATTCCAAATTTCCTTATTGTGTTAACCTCGGAGGACATGTGCTTCTCaaaatttgttcaaaattgTCATTTGACAGCATGTTCCACACCAGTTGTTGTCCTTCACCTTTGGAAATGCAATTAATTTAAACAATCttatattaaatcatatttatgTTATTGGAAAAAAGGAAATTCACATTTATGCCTTCACTTCTGAAACTCTAATTATAAACttattaagaagaaaaaaaaaaaaaaaaaaaaaaaaactaaaaatgccACTGCAAAGTTACAAACTGATACTGGcttgattaaatataaaaattcattttactcAATAAATTGGAGTAGAATAAGATGAAAATCACCAAAATAAGCAATATTGACTCACTTTTTACACTTTTTCAGCGAAATCATTGAACCGTCCAAAGATCATATTG comes from Ziziphus jujuba cultivar Dongzao chromosome 6, ASM3175591v1 and encodes:
- the LOC107406715 gene encoding pentatricopeptide repeat-containing protein At2g38420, mitochondrial, which codes for MVIKPFSLTSKFLRKHRKWPISPYKTKWQIAFNQNQALQTLKKSASQTPHHHHQQEDHDKPNHLLSALIHSFTSYQCDPTPEAYHFVIKTLTKTSQFHHIPCVLDRIESVEKFQTPEYILAELIRIYGRADRIEDAIDLFCRIPKFRCVPSVYSLNSLLSVLCRRRESIRLVPQMLMKSHVMRIVLEESSFRILISALCRIKKIGYAIQILNCMIDDGYDLDARICSLILSSLCEQKDLALANFEVLGFLEAMKKLGFSPGMMDYSNVIRFLVKEGRGLDAFNVLARMKVEGIKPDIVCYTMVLHGIIAEGEYGSADELFDELLVLGLVPDVYTYNVYINGLCKQNNVEAGLNMILSMEELGCKPNLITYNLLLKALNKKSELSRAKELMIKMDSKGVRVNSQTYRIMLDGLFQNGDMNEACVLMEEMLDKHLCHKCLTFDEIIYGLCQRGLVCKAGDLLKIMVGKNVAPGARAWEALLLSSRSKFNVAEANWTCENNGNCPGR